One region of Cydia pomonella isolate Wapato2018A chromosome 9, ilCydPomo1, whole genome shotgun sequence genomic DNA includes:
- the LOC133521596 gene encoding uncharacterized protein LOC133521596 → MTVPPTMKKINKKIPGILPPPPKTEIDGKITDLSSKTVAELRELRDRQLKLLNNKPFIRKLADRGAKIQSLHDRIVKELKAKEDEEQACRLLDNLTLSSGNKQTVQDLEWHGKSNKSDTYLDSDDDSEPEDVLQILSQSTTHEKTVKVLPPEKPLVTPEDLAKIEELPHIKYLVEMTENNPKTKSTGNFKPYKTTKSDVHNPEKEVLRKKHKHWEVTAATPPPSIHGAAKVLSLEESLKLQKDYNFHLKEVEAQHAAEKLMERTGIKMPVLPRDVTSFGQYRDTGDSDESDMEGSDKEVVDEEPDRGGVVFTVSKD, encoded by the coding sequence ATGACAGTACCTCCGACCATGAAGAAGATAAACAAGAAAATACCCGGAATTTTACCACCACCACCTAAGACAGAAATTGACGGTAAAATAACTGATCTATCCTCCAAAACTGTCGCTGAACTTCGAGAATTGCGTGACAGGCAGTTAAAGCTGTTGAATAACAAGCCTTTTATCAGAAAACTGGCTGACAGAGGAGCCAAAATTCAATCCTTACATGACAGAATTGTTAAAGAATTAAAAGCAAAGGAAGATGAAGAACAGGCTTGTCGCCTTCTAGATAACCTAACCCTTAGTTCTGGGAACAAACAAACAGTGCAGGACCTGGAATGGCATGGAAAATCTAATAAATCCGACACTTACCTAGATTCAGATGATGACAGTGAACCTGAAGATGTTCTGCAAATTCTAAGTCAAAGTACAACTCACGAGAAAACAGTCAAAGTATTACCACCAGAAAAGCCTTTAGTAACACCAGAAGATCTAGCCAAAATAGAGGAACTCCCACATATAAAGTATTTAGTTGAGATGACTGAAAACAATCCAAAGACAAAATCTACTGGAAACTTCAAACCATACAAAACAACAAAGTCTGATGTCCATAATCCTGAAAAGGAGGTGCTTAGGAAAAAACATAAACACTGGGAAGTTACAGCAGCAACCCCACCGCCAAGTATCCATGGGGCGGCTAAAGTGTTAAGTTTAGAAGAATCTTTGAAATTACAGAAAGactataattttcatttgaaGGAGGTAGAAGCACAACATGCTGCTGAAAAACTGATGGAGAGAACTGGCATTAAAATGCCAGTTTTGCCGAGAGATGTGACTTCGTTTGGGCAGTACAGAGATACTGGTGATTCCGATGAGTCTGACATGGAGGGGAGTGACAAAGAAGTGGTTGATGAGGAACCTGATAGAGGGGGAGTTGTTTTTACGGTATCAAAAGattag